The Paenibacillus macerans genome includes a window with the following:
- a CDS encoding DUF3991 and TOPRIM domain-containing protein, translated as MSYVNKEQIERAKRLDLLTYLQMYEPAELVRCSRNVYTTRTHDSLKISNGKWYWWSRGIGGRSALDYLIKVRGMPFLDAVLQMEGVHPGNMLTVSQSCQQRTSTARLELPEPYENSHRVMAYLSKRGIHRSVIDYCLETGRLYESRRYHNAVFVGFDQEGTPRYAAIRGTTSTRYMGEVAGSDKRYSFSIPASENSTELHLFESAIDLLSYCTLKHLAGRDWRQAHKLSLAGIYRPRTNGEDSTPPSALTHYLQCFPQVNRLVLHLDNDEPGRLAAATIQRLLSPALLISDEPPKFGKDVNNELMEFRRRRGEPSR; from the coding sequence ATGAGCTACGTAAACAAGGAACAGATCGAACGCGCCAAAAGACTGGATTTGCTCACGTATTTGCAAATGTACGAGCCTGCGGAACTGGTACGCTGCTCCCGCAATGTCTACACCACCCGAACACATGACAGCTTGAAAATTTCCAACGGCAAATGGTACTGGTGGTCAAGGGGGATTGGCGGGCGCTCGGCGCTGGATTACCTGATCAAAGTGCGCGGCATGCCTTTTCTCGATGCGGTGCTGCAAATGGAAGGCGTTCATCCCGGCAACATGCTTACGGTTTCGCAATCGTGCCAACAACGCACATCTACGGCGCGGTTGGAGCTTCCAGAACCGTATGAAAACTCTCATCGCGTCATGGCTTATTTGAGCAAACGGGGCATCCACCGCTCGGTGATCGACTACTGTCTGGAAACGGGAAGGTTGTATGAAAGCCGCCGCTACCACAACGCGGTATTCGTCGGATTTGACCAGGAAGGGACGCCGCGCTATGCGGCGATACGCGGTACGACAAGCACCCGTTATATGGGAGAAGTTGCCGGCAGCGACAAGCGGTATTCATTTTCCATTCCGGCCTCGGAAAACAGTACGGAACTGCATCTGTTTGAGAGCGCCATTGATCTCTTATCCTACTGTACGCTGAAACATCTCGCCGGCCGGGATTGGCGGCAGGCGCATAAGCTGTCGCTGGCCGGAATATACAGGCCCAGGACAAATGGGGAGGACTCTACTCCCCCGTCTGCCCTAACGCATTACTTGCAGTGCTTTCCCCAAGTAAATCGACTTGTTCTGCACCTGGATAATGATGAGCCGGGGCGATTGGCGGCAGCCACGATACAGAGGCTCCTCTCCCCCGCCCTTCTCATATCCGATGAGCCGCCTAAGTTCGGAAAGGATGTAAACAACGAATTGATGGAATTCCGAAGAAGACGCGGTGAACCATCCCGATAG
- a CDS encoding helicase-related protein produces the protein MDEADSYKNLFLYTKMRNVAGLSQTEAQKSSDMFAKCRYLDELTGGRGIIFATGTPISNSITEMYTMQRYLQYERLKRQGLQHFDAWASTFGETVTAIELAPEGTGYRAKTRFARFYNLPELMNMFKEVADIQTADMLQLPVPKAHFHNVAVPPSDFQRDMVADLARRAERVRAKEVEPHEDNMLTITNDGRKLALDQRLANPLLPDDEGSKVSACADNVFRYWEEHQETRLTQLVFCDLSIPKQDGTFNVYDELRRKLMEKGVPADEIAFIHDANTEIKKKELFAKVRSGQVRILLGSTFKMGAGTNVQTKLIALHDLDCPWRPRDLEQRSGRIIRQGNQNSEVHIFRYVTENTFDAYLYQTLENKQRFISQIMTSKSPVRSAEDIDETALSYAEVKALATGNPYIKEKMDLDIQVSKLKLLKANHLSQRYALEDRLLKVLPQQIKSTEERIAGYEQDVALYTRSLASEADGADKFPGMTVKDYTYSERAAAGAALLDACKGMTSPDPQAAGSYLGFSLWLSFDSFHKEYKVTLRGALGHTVTLGADAGGNISRINNALSDLPVKLEHAREQLATLRQQMETAKEQIAAPFEKEQELQTKAARLAELNALLNMDKRENEAVDSVPDDEPEAPERRVVGRER, from the coding sequence GTGGACGAAGCCGATTCGTACAAAAACCTGTTTCTTTACACGAAAATGCGCAATGTGGCCGGACTGTCGCAAACCGAAGCGCAGAAGTCGTCGGACATGTTTGCCAAATGCCGCTATCTGGACGAACTGACCGGAGGCCGGGGTATCATCTTTGCGACGGGTACGCCGATCTCCAACTCCATCACTGAGATGTATACGATGCAGCGCTATTTGCAATACGAGCGGCTCAAGCGGCAAGGATTGCAGCATTTCGACGCCTGGGCGTCCACGTTCGGGGAAACCGTCACCGCCATCGAATTGGCTCCGGAAGGAACGGGCTATCGGGCGAAAACCCGGTTTGCCCGTTTTTACAATTTGCCGGAACTGATGAATATGTTCAAAGAAGTGGCCGATATCCAGACGGCTGACATGCTCCAGCTTCCCGTGCCGAAAGCCCACTTCCATAATGTGGCCGTGCCGCCGAGCGACTTTCAGCGCGATATGGTCGCGGATCTTGCCCGCCGCGCCGAGCGGGTGCGGGCGAAGGAAGTAGAGCCGCATGAGGACAATATGCTGACGATCACCAATGACGGACGCAAACTGGCGCTCGATCAGCGGCTGGCTAATCCCCTGCTTCCCGACGACGAAGGCAGCAAAGTCAGCGCCTGCGCGGACAATGTCTTCCGGTATTGGGAGGAACATCAGGAGACGCGGTTGACCCAGTTGGTGTTTTGCGATTTGTCCATTCCGAAACAGGATGGTACCTTCAATGTGTACGACGAGCTGCGGCGCAAGCTGATGGAGAAAGGTGTCCCGGCTGACGAAATCGCCTTTATTCACGACGCTAATACCGAGATCAAGAAAAAGGAATTGTTCGCCAAAGTACGCAGCGGACAGGTTCGGATACTGCTTGGATCGACATTCAAAATGGGCGCGGGAACGAATGTACAAACGAAGCTGATTGCCCTTCACGACCTCGACTGCCCTTGGCGTCCGCGCGACCTGGAGCAGCGCAGCGGGCGCATTATCCGGCAAGGCAATCAGAACAGCGAGGTGCATATTTTTCGCTATGTGACGGAGAACACGTTCGACGCGTATTTGTACCAGACACTCGAAAACAAGCAGCGCTTCATTTCGCAGATCATGACCAGCAAATCGCCTGTCCGTTCCGCCGAGGATATCGACGAGACGGCGCTCTCCTATGCCGAAGTGAAGGCGCTGGCGACCGGCAACCCGTACATCAAAGAGAAAATGGACCTGGACATTCAGGTATCCAAATTGAAGCTGCTCAAAGCCAACCACTTGAGCCAGCGCTATGCGCTGGAGGACCGGCTGCTCAAAGTGCTGCCGCAGCAAATCAAGTCCACGGAGGAACGAATTGCCGGCTATGAACAGGACGTTGCTTTGTATACACGTTCTCTGGCATCCGAGGCGGATGGGGCAGATAAATTCCCCGGCATGACGGTCAAGGATTACACCTATTCGGAGAGGGCGGCGGCGGGCGCGGCTTTGCTCGACGCATGCAAGGGCATGACGTCGCCCGATCCGCAAGCAGCGGGAAGCTATCTTGGCTTTTCCTTGTGGCTGTCCTTTGACAGCTTCCATAAGGAGTACAAGGTCACGCTGCGCGGCGCCCTGGGTCATACGGTGACGCTCGGAGCGGATGCAGGCGGCAACATAAGCCGCATCAACAATGCCTTGTCCGACTTGCCTGTAAAGCTGGAGCATGCCCGCGAGCAGCTTGCCACCTTGCGGCAGCAAATGGAAACGGCGAAGGAACAAATCGCGGCTCCATTTGAGAAGGAGCAGGAACTGCAAACGAAAGCGGCGCGGCTTGCGGAATTGAATGCGCTGCTCAACATGGACAAACGGGAAAACGAAGCCGTGGACAGCGTGCCTGACGATGAACCGGAAGCGCCGGAACGGCGGGTGGTGGGCCGTGAGCGATAA